Proteins encoded within one genomic window of Pseudomonas cannabina:
- a CDS encoding RES family NAD+ phosphorylase, with the protein MIAVYRLVKRKWLAQAFDGEGAKLYGGRWNSKGNACLYCAGSESLALLEILVHLNNTGVARHYAMLELQIAEELILNARPDTLPPDWREEPAPQATATFGDAWLASGQSLALAVPSVIIPREQNYVLNVRHPAFEAVVATARELTFDVDPRLT; encoded by the coding sequence GTGATTGCCGTTTATCGTCTGGTAAAGCGCAAATGGCTGGCGCAAGCGTTCGACGGCGAAGGTGCCAAGCTCTACGGCGGACGCTGGAACAGCAAGGGCAACGCGTGCCTGTACTGCGCGGGCAGCGAATCGCTGGCGCTGCTGGAGATACTGGTTCACCTGAACAACACCGGCGTGGCCCGGCATTACGCAATGCTTGAACTGCAGATCGCCGAAGAACTTATCCTCAACGCGCGCCCCGACACCCTGCCACCCGACTGGCGCGAAGAACCCGCGCCACAAGCCACGGCCACATTCGGCGACGCCTGGCTGGCGTCTGGTCAAAGCCTGGCACTGGCCGTACCCAGCGTGATCATTCCGCGCGAGCAGAACTACGTGCTCAATGTCCGGCATCCGGCGTTCGAAGCCGTTGTCGCAACGGCCCGAGAACTGACGTTTGATGTAGACCCACGGCTGACGTGA
- a CDS encoding phospholipase D-like domain-containing protein, protein MHFSIRFRSMSMRYLSLIAALLLGSPVAHADFAIPGFELVHTVPVGTDLHTPDLRAPGDVWRELIGAARERIDIEQFYVADQPGSVMGKVLESLTAAGQRGVKIRFLLEEKGLKLSDPETLERLRAIPNLTLRVLPYARLTGSGIIHAKFFVVDGRQAFIGSQNFDWRSLEHIHETGLRIDEPTVVRQTQAVFDQDWLAQAAIADGKPVPVPVSVAPPVSGSSPGGNYLVASPRRYNPSGVRDSETELPRLLAQAKREVRVQLLDYAPLSYGPDKTRPYYAVIDNAIRSAAARGVSIKLMVSDWNTGMPEVAYLKSLALVPNVQVRIVTLPMAAQGFIPYARVIHSKTMEIDNQIAWVGTSNWLGGYLDNSRNLEVVMHDSKMATRIGLLHAQLWDGPYAQPIDINRDYPEPHPGQP, encoded by the coding sequence ATGCACTTCTCTATCCGGTTTCGCTCTATGTCCATGCGCTATCTCAGCCTGATTGCCGCGTTGCTGCTCGGCAGCCCGGTCGCACATGCGGATTTCGCCATTCCCGGTTTCGAACTGGTGCACACCGTCCCCGTCGGGACCGACCTGCACACCCCGGACCTGCGGGCGCCCGGCGATGTCTGGCGCGAGCTAATCGGCGCGGCCCGCGAGCGTATTGATATCGAACAGTTCTACGTGGCAGATCAGCCAGGCTCGGTGATGGGCAAGGTGCTTGAAAGCCTCACTGCAGCGGGGCAGCGCGGGGTAAAAATACGCTTTCTGCTGGAAGAAAAGGGCCTGAAGCTTTCCGATCCAGAGACCCTTGAACGCTTGCGGGCAATCCCCAACCTGACCTTGCGGGTGCTTCCATACGCCAGGCTAACCGGCAGCGGCATCATCCACGCCAAGTTTTTCGTTGTGGATGGCCGGCAGGCGTTCATAGGCAGTCAGAACTTCGACTGGCGTTCACTGGAACACATCCACGAAACCGGTTTGCGTATTGACGAGCCCACTGTCGTCCGCCAGACCCAGGCTGTGTTCGATCAGGACTGGCTTGCCCAGGCTGCCATCGCCGACGGCAAACCGGTGCCGGTGCCTGTTTCTGTGGCGCCTCCTGTCAGCGGCTCATCGCCCGGTGGCAATTATCTGGTCGCTAGCCCGCGGCGCTATAACCCATCGGGCGTGCGCGACTCCGAGACCGAACTGCCGCGTTTGCTGGCACAAGCCAAACGCGAGGTTCGTGTCCAGTTGCTGGACTACGCGCCCCTGTCCTATGGGCCTGATAAAACCCGGCCTTACTACGCGGTCATCGACAACGCCATCCGCAGCGCCGCCGCCCGTGGCGTCTCCATCAAGCTCATGGTTTCAGACTGGAACACCGGCATGCCTGAAGTCGCTTACCTGAAAAGTCTGGCCTTGGTGCCAAACGTGCAGGTGCGCATTGTTACATTGCCGATGGCTGCTCAAGGCTTCATCCCCTACGCACGCGTGATCCACAGCAAAACCATGGAAATTGATAACCAGATCGCCTGGGTCGGTACCAGTAACTGGCTCGGCGGCTACCTCGACAACTCGCGCAATCTGGAAGTTGTGATGCACGACAGTAAGATGGCCACGCGCATTGGCCTGTTGCATGCACAACTCTGGGATGGGCCATATGCACAGCCCATCGACATCAATCGTGACTATCCGGAACCGCATCCGGGCCAGCCTTGA
- a CDS encoding DUF2384 domain-containing protein — MSLPISDYQPAKPRQDDFWQHLGIPARGTRLHTALHSGLPYEVFERLAHYTDLNRSTLAEHLGIAPATLQRRLKVRRFNAEESDRLFRLAAVYKAALDLFEDDTEATRLWLANPVHGLGNRRPLEMLATSAEAQAVLDLIGRLEHGVVA; from the coding sequence ATGTCCCTGCCCATCAGCGACTACCAACCCGCCAAGCCCCGGCAGGACGACTTCTGGCAGCACCTGGGCATTCCGGCACGTGGCACCCGCCTGCACACGGCATTGCACAGCGGCTTGCCCTATGAGGTGTTCGAACGTCTGGCGCATTACACCGACCTGAACCGCTCGACGCTGGCCGAACATCTGGGCATCGCACCGGCAACCTTGCAGAGGCGTCTCAAGGTGCGGCGCTTCAACGCCGAGGAAAGTGACCGTCTGTTTCGACTGGCAGCCGTCTATAAAGCAGCACTGGACCTGTTCGAAGATGACACCGAAGCCACCCGCCTGTGGCTGGCCAATCCGGTGCACGGGCTGGGTAATCGCAGGCCGCTGGAGATGCTCGCCACCTCAGCCGAAGCCCAGGCCGTGCTGGACCTGATCGGTCGGCTGGAGCACGGAGTGGTCGCGTGA
- a CDS encoding murein transglycosylase A: MVLLMTFSFKPWSRSLALALPLAFLLTACDKSDKPAAPPATPHTTYSQATWDALPAVSDADLQAGFAAWRSACVRLKADAVWGPTCAAAASLAAAPDAAQIRTFLQEQLQVYSLRADSGSTDGLITGYYEPVYPGSLTQTATANVPVYGIPDDLIVVNLDSIYPELKGKRLRGRLEGRVLKPYDDAATINAKGLNAPVIAWLTDPMDLQFLQIQGSGRVSLEDGSQLRLGYADQNGRPYRAIGRWLVEQGELKKEDVTMGSIAAWAKAHPERINELLASNPSYVFFGRNPDSNEGPRGSLNVPLTPGYSVAIDRKVIPLGSLLWLSTTRPDGSSVVRPVAAQDTGGAIAGEVRADLFWGTGEEAGKLAGDMKQKGNIWLLWPKGVALPQADVAQTPASQ; encoded by the coding sequence TTGGTGCTGCTGATGACGTTCTCCTTCAAGCCATGGTCGCGGAGCCTGGCGCTCGCTTTGCCACTGGCCTTCTTGCTGACCGCGTGTGACAAATCCGATAAACCGGCTGCGCCGCCAGCCACGCCGCATACCACTTACTCTCAAGCCACCTGGGACGCGCTGCCAGCGGTTTCGGATGCTGATTTGCAGGCCGGTTTCGCTGCATGGCGCAGCGCCTGTGTTCGCCTCAAGGCCGATGCCGTGTGGGGGCCGACGTGTGCGGCAGCGGCAAGTCTTGCGGCTGCGCCGGACGCGGCGCAGATCCGTACATTTCTGCAGGAGCAGTTGCAGGTCTACAGCCTGCGCGCCGACAGCGGCAGCACCGATGGCCTGATCACCGGCTATTACGAGCCGGTCTATCCCGGCAGCCTGACCCAGACAGCGACCGCCAATGTGCCGGTGTATGGCATTCCGGATGATCTGATCGTGGTCAATCTGGACAGCATTTACCCGGAGCTCAAGGGCAAGCGCCTGCGCGGTCGGCTTGAGGGGCGAGTGCTCAAACCTTATGACGACGCTGCGACGATCAATGCAAAGGGCCTGAATGCGCCGGTCATTGCCTGGCTGACCGACCCGATGGATCTGCAGTTCTTGCAGATTCAGGGCTCCGGGCGGGTCAGCCTGGAAGACGGCTCGCAACTGCGTCTGGGCTACGCCGATCAGAACGGTCGTCCGTATCGCGCTATTGGTCGCTGGCTGGTGGAGCAGGGCGAGTTGAAGAAGGAAGACGTGACCATGGGCAGCATCGCTGCGTGGGCCAAGGCGCATCCGGAGCGGATCAACGAACTGTTGGCCAGTAACCCGAGTTACGTGTTTTTCGGCCGTAACCCTGACAGCAACGAAGGTCCGCGTGGCTCGCTCAACGTGCCACTGACGCCGGGTTACAGCGTGGCCATCGATCGCAAGGTGATTCCGCTGGGCAGTCTGCTCTGGCTGTCCACCACACGACCGGACGGCAGCAGCGTGGTTCGCCCGGTCGCCGCGCAAGACACCGGCGGTGCCATTGCCGGTGAAGTACGCGCCGACCTGTTCTGGGGCACAGGTGAAGAAGCCGGCAAGCTGGCGGGTGACATGAAGCAGAAGGGCAACATCTGGTTGTTGTGGCCCAAGGGCGTGGCATTGCCTCAGGCGGATGTCGCTCAGACGCCAGCGAGTCAGTGA